From a region of the uncultured Desulfatiglans sp. genome:
- the gyrA gene encoding DNA gyrase (type II topoisomerase), subunit A (Evidence 2a : Function from experimental evidences in other organisms; PubMedId : 1850970, 1850972, 2168148, 2548439, 2828631, 2830458, 2834621, 3029031, 3031051, 9278055; Product type e : enzyme) — protein sequence MDLDVNIGAVNIEEEMKRSYLEYSMSVIVGRALPDIRDGLKPVHRRVLYSMHELKNYFNRAFKKSARVVGDVIGKYHPHGDAAVYDTIVRMAQTFSMRYVLVDGQGNFGSVDGDPAAAMRYTEVRMTQLAQEFLSDIDKETVDFTENYDGSLLEPVVLPTTVPNLLVNGSSGIAVGMATNIPPHNLSEVCEALVKLIDHPDMEVRDLMRWLPGPDFPTGAFILGRAGILEAYGTGRGIIRIRARAFIEQAGNGREKIIISEIPYQVNKGKLLEKMAELVKERKVEGISEIRDESDREGMRVVIEVKKDGNPMVVLNRLYKFTQMEVSLGIIMLAIVNGQPEVLTLKKVLEYFIAFRREIIIRRTIFDLRKAEERAHILEGLRKALDFLDQVIEMIRSASDPKEAKERLMGELELSERQAQAILDMRLQRLTGLEREKINHEYEELIKNIERFRAILGNEQLVREIIKEELEGIRARHGDRRRTEILEDVEDLDIEDLIADEEMVVTISHTGYVKRSPASLYRAQKRGGKGMTGVKTKAEDFVELLFVASSHDYLLFFTNKARVYWRKVHEIPEAGRASQGKAIVNLLDLQKDEKVATILPVRDFEQGKYVVMATRQGFVKKTDLTAYSRPRTGGIVGLKIREEDELIGVRLTTGNQDIFLTTQFGKSIRFSEEELRPMGRIAAGVTGIRMDPEDRVVGMDALDEGATILTVTENGYGKRTRTEEYRRQNRGGKGILTIKTTERNGLVVFAYQVSDQDQLMLMTVQGKIIRLRVADISTIGRNTQGVKLIDLAEDEKVAGVAKVMED from the coding sequence ATGGATCTTGATGTTAATATCGGTGCTGTAAATATCGAAGAAGAAATGAAGCGCTCATATCTTGAATATTCAATGAGCGTTATTGTTGGGAGAGCCTTACCGGATATCCGTGATGGTTTGAAGCCTGTTCATCGCCGTGTTCTTTACAGCATGCACGAATTGAAAAATTATTTCAATAGAGCATTTAAAAAATCCGCTCGTGTAGTAGGAGATGTAATCGGTAAATATCATCCTCACGGTGATGCTGCTGTTTATGATACGATCGTTCGCATGGCGCAGACATTTTCAATGCGGTACGTATTGGTCGATGGACAGGGTAATTTTGGTTCGGTAGATGGTGATCCGGCTGCTGCGATGCGTTATACCGAAGTGAGAATGACCCAGCTCGCCCAAGAATTTCTTTCCGATATTGATAAGGAAACGGTTGATTTTACGGAAAACTATGATGGCTCGTTGCTGGAGCCTGTTGTTTTGCCGACCACGGTACCCAACCTCCTAGTGAACGGGTCTTCAGGCATTGCCGTGGGGATGGCGACCAATATCCCTCCTCACAACCTTTCCGAGGTATGCGAAGCCCTGGTAAAATTGATCGATCATCCGGACATGGAAGTGAGGGATCTCATGCGATGGCTCCCCGGACCTGACTTTCCGACGGGGGCGTTCATTCTTGGGCGTGCCGGCATCCTGGAGGCTTATGGGACAGGACGCGGGATCATTCGAATCCGCGCGCGGGCCTTTATCGAACAGGCAGGAAACGGCCGAGAGAAGATCATCATCTCGGAGATTCCGTATCAGGTCAATAAGGGAAAGTTGCTCGAGAAGATGGCTGAACTTGTGAAAGAGCGAAAAGTTGAAGGCATCTCTGAGATCCGTGACGAATCGGACCGGGAAGGCATGCGGGTAGTCATAGAGGTGAAAAAGGACGGTAATCCTATGGTCGTGCTCAACCGGCTCTATAAGTTTACCCAAATGGAGGTATCGCTCGGGATCATTATGTTAGCCATTGTCAACGGCCAGCCCGAAGTGCTCACTTTAAAGAAAGTGCTGGAATATTTTATCGCGTTTCGCAGAGAGATCATCATTCGACGCACGATTTTCGATCTTCGCAAAGCGGAGGAGCGCGCGCACATCCTGGAAGGTCTCAGAAAAGCACTGGATTTCTTGGATCAGGTGATCGAAATGATTCGATCTGCGTCGGATCCAAAGGAAGCGAAGGAACGTTTGATGGGGGAATTGGAACTTTCGGAAAGACAGGCGCAGGCTATTCTGGATATGCGGCTGCAACGGTTGACGGGGCTCGAGCGTGAAAAAATCAACCATGAATACGAAGAGCTTATCAAGAACATCGAACGATTCAGGGCGATATTGGGCAATGAGCAACTGGTGCGCGAGATCATCAAGGAAGAGCTGGAAGGGATTCGGGCCAGGCATGGTGACAGACGCAGGACGGAGATCCTCGAAGATGTCGAGGATCTGGATATTGAAGATCTGATCGCTGATGAAGAGATGGTGGTCACGATCAGCCACACGGGGTACGTAAAGAGAAGCCCCGCCAGCTTGTACCGGGCTCAGAAACGTGGTGGAAAAGGCATGACAGGGGTCAAGACGAAGGCCGAAGATTTTGTCGAACTCCTTTTTGTCGCTTCCTCGCACGACTATCTTCTGTTTTTTACAAATAAGGCGCGTGTGTACTGGCGGAAGGTACACGAGATTCCCGAGGCAGGCCGGGCTTCTCAGGGAAAGGCGATTGTCAATCTGCTGGATCTGCAAAAAGATGAAAAAGTGGCTACGATCCTGCCCGTCCGGGATTTTGAACAGGGAAAATATGTGGTAATGGCGACGCGCCAGGGGTTTGTGAAGAAGACCGATTTGACGGCCTACAGCCGGCCGCGGACAGGCGGTATTGTTGGATTGAAGATCAGGGAGGAGGATGAGCTGATCGGTGTGCGTTTGACGACTGGAAATCAGGATATCTTTTTGACCACCCAGTTCGGGAAATCGATCCGCTTCTCGGAGGAGGAGCTGCGGCCGATGGGGCGGATTGCCGCCGGGGTCACGGGCATCCGCATGGATCCCGAAGATCGAGTGGTCGGGATGGATGCTCTGGACGAAGGCGCAACGATCTTGACCGTGACAGAAAATGGGTACGGGAAGAGAACGAGAACAGAGGAATACCGTCGTCAGAACCGAGGTGGCAAAGGTATTTTGACCATTAAGACCACAGAAAGAAACGGGTTAGTGGTCTTTGCCTATCAGGTGAGCGATCAGGACCAGTTGATGCTTATGACAGTACAAGGAAAAATCATTCGGCTCCGCGTCGCTGACATTTCGACTATCGGTAGGAATACCCAAGGTGTCAAGCTTATTGATTTGGCTGAGGATGAGAAGGTTGCAGGGGTTGCCAAGGTAATGGAGGATTAA
- a CDS encoding hypothetical protein (Evidence 5 : Unknown function): MQEKFRSWISSFHPEMVFLANLGVNLHVCLCGDLQVASGQTLDFLDIGQKSSFPDWKLSPTAKSFPDGNYLDHLEEQFSSRLRGYPHVSLERPAFFSLEDRFSFQNLAIR; this comes from the coding sequence ATGCAGGAGAAGTTTCGGAGTTGGATATCTAGTTTCCATCCGGAAATGGTCTTTTTGGCCAATCTCGGCGTCAATCTGCACGTTTGCTTGTGCGGCGACCTGCAGGTCGCCTCCGGGCAAACGCTTGATTTCCTTGATATTGGCCAAAAATCCTCATTTCCGGATTGGAAACTTAGTCCTACCGCGAAATCATTTCCGGATGGAAACTATCTAGATCATCTGGAAGAGCAGTTTTCAAGCCGTCTCAGGGGTTATCCGCACGTTTCTTTAGAGCGTCCAGCATTCTTTTCTCTTGAAGATAGGTTTTCTTTTCAAAATTTAGCTATAAGGTAA
- the gyrB gene encoding DNA gyrase, subunit B (Evidence 2a : Function from experimental evidences in other organisms; PubMedId : 1646964, 1656869, 1846808, 20200440, 3020376, 3029031, 3029692, 3906038, 6089112, 9148951, 9245398; Product type e : enzyme): MNKQMNSYGASDIKVLEGLKAVRKRPSMYIGNTGPEGLHHLVYEVVDNSIDEALAGYCDQIDVLLFSDGSVEVVDNGRGIPVEMHETEHLPALEVVMTKLHAGGKFDNKTYTVSGGLHGVGVSVVNALSEFLEVEVYRNGHVYHQRYERGETKTPLKELGDTERTGTKIWFRPDSTIFDNIDFDFETLSKRMRELSFLTSGVRIRIADERIGKKKEFHYQGGIKSFVEYMNKNREVLHPKPVYITGTKSSIIVEVAFQYNNSYKENIFTFANNINTREGGSHLSGFKAALTRSINLYLQNSPLSKNFKEKLSGDDVREGLTAVISVKLPNPQFEGQTKTKLGNSDVKGYVETLVNEGLAVFFEENPSVIKAILGKVIDAARAREAARKARDLARRKGILADHSLPGKLADCQERDPAKSEIFIVEGDSAGGSAKQGRDRRFQAILPLKGKILNVEKARFDRMISSEEIRTMIAALGTGIGEKDFKVESLRYHKVIIMTDADVDGAHIRTLLLTFFFRQMPDVLEQGYLYVAQPPLYRVLDGKVETFLKTEVDLHRLLSRRIAEREALIAEDGEKIKGERLRVLLEGLAKFYDGVRSLTRKGYSVRFVEFLAEHDGEDKRQFKEPDAMLALVEKLGERGFQVDALRQDEETGYYHFTVREAGNGGQPFTVDWEFLSSPDLRKVLSEARQFRFVSGKRFKLEGSDEQKVIDSPKDLLDELTDRGKKGLSIQRYKGLGEMNPEQLWITTMNPEKRTLLQVKIEDFVESDDIFTILMGDKVEPRRDFILRYAGEVSELDI; encoded by the coding sequence ATGAACAAGCAGATGAATTCGTATGGCGCCTCCGATATTAAAGTGTTGGAGGGATTGAAGGCGGTCAGAAAGCGGCCGTCGATGTACATCGGTAATACTGGGCCGGAGGGGCTGCACCACCTCGTCTATGAAGTCGTCGACAACAGTATTGACGAAGCGCTCGCCGGCTATTGCGATCAGATCGATGTACTCCTTTTTTCAGACGGGAGTGTAGAGGTGGTCGACAATGGACGAGGGATACCGGTCGAGATGCATGAAACCGAGCATTTGCCTGCACTCGAAGTGGTCATGACAAAACTCCATGCGGGGGGAAAATTCGACAACAAGACCTATACTGTTTCCGGTGGTTTGCATGGTGTAGGAGTTTCCGTTGTCAATGCGTTGTCTGAGTTTCTCGAAGTAGAGGTCTACCGGAATGGCCATGTCTACCACCAACGTTATGAAAGAGGAGAGACGAAGACTCCTCTGAAGGAACTTGGAGATACGGAGCGTACAGGAACAAAGATATGGTTTCGCCCCGACTCGACTATTTTTGATAATATTGATTTTGATTTTGAAACATTATCGAAGAGAATGCGAGAGCTTTCATTTTTGACAAGCGGTGTTCGCATTAGAATAGCGGATGAAAGGATTGGTAAAAAGAAAGAATTTCATTACCAAGGAGGGATAAAGAGCTTTGTCGAGTATATGAACAAGAATCGCGAAGTTTTGCATCCAAAGCCTGTTTATATTACCGGTACGAAAAGTTCAATTATCGTTGAAGTGGCATTCCAATATAATAATTCGTATAAGGAAAATATATTCACATTTGCAAACAACATTAATACACGTGAAGGCGGAAGTCATCTGAGTGGGTTTAAAGCGGCACTTACGCGTAGCATTAACTTGTATCTGCAGAATTCGCCTCTATCAAAGAATTTCAAAGAAAAGCTGTCTGGAGATGATGTCAGGGAAGGTTTGACGGCCGTTATCAGCGTTAAACTCCCAAACCCGCAATTCGAGGGGCAAACCAAGACGAAGCTGGGAAACAGCGATGTAAAGGGATACGTTGAGACACTGGTGAATGAGGGTCTTGCGGTATTTTTCGAAGAGAATCCGTCTGTGATCAAAGCGATTCTAGGGAAGGTCATAGACGCCGCCAGGGCGAGGGAGGCAGCACGAAAGGCGAGGGATCTCGCGCGTCGGAAAGGCATCTTGGCGGATCATTCACTGCCCGGTAAATTGGCGGACTGTCAGGAGAGGGACCCGGCAAAGAGCGAGATATTCATTGTGGAGGGTGATTCCGCCGGAGGTTCTGCAAAACAGGGGCGGGATAGACGGTTTCAGGCAATTTTGCCACTGAAGGGAAAAATCCTGAATGTGGAGAAGGCGCGATTCGACCGCATGATTTCGAGCGAAGAGATCCGAACCATGATCGCTGCGCTCGGAACGGGGATTGGTGAAAAGGATTTCAAGGTGGAATCCCTTCGTTATCACAAGGTGATCATAATGACAGACGCCGATGTGGACGGCGCACATATCCGGACGCTGCTGCTCACCTTTTTTTTCCGGCAGATGCCTGACGTACTGGAGCAAGGATACCTCTATGTAGCGCAGCCGCCACTCTACAGAGTTCTCGATGGAAAGGTCGAAACGTTTCTGAAAACGGAAGTCGATCTTCACCGTCTGTTGTCAAGAAGAATTGCTGAACGAGAAGCCTTGATCGCTGAGGACGGAGAAAAGATCAAAGGTGAGCGGCTGCGGGTACTGTTGGAAGGTCTCGCAAAATTCTACGACGGCGTTCGGAGTTTGACGCGCAAGGGGTACAGTGTGAGGTTTGTCGAGTTCCTGGCTGAACATGATGGAGAGGATAAGCGCCAGTTCAAGGAACCCGACGCGATGCTCGCCCTTGTTGAAAAACTAGGGGAGAGGGGATTTCAGGTCGATGCTTTGAGGCAGGATGAGGAAACGGGCTATTACCATTTTACGGTCAGGGAAGCAGGAAACGGCGGGCAGCCTTTCACTGTTGATTGGGAGTTCCTGTCGTCGCCCGACCTCCGAAAAGTGTTGAGTGAAGCGAGGCAATTTAGATTTGTGAGCGGAAAAAGATTCAAATTGGAGGGAAGCGATGAGCAGAAAGTCATAGATAGCCCGAAAGATCTGCTGGATGAATTGACGGACCGTGGAAAAAAGGGTTTGAGCATACAGCGGTACAAAGGGCTTGGTGAAATGAACCCTGAACAGCTGTGGATAACAACGATGAATCCTGAAAAAAGAACTTTATTACAGGTAAAAATTGAAGATTTTGTTGAAAGTGATGATATTTTTACCATATTGATGGGAGACAAAGTAGAGCCCAGGCGGGATTTTATTCTGAGGTATGCAGGAGAAGTTTCGGAGTTGGATATCTAG
- the dnaN gene encoding DNA polymerase III subunit beta: MDISIDRDELYRAIARAQSIIERKSNMPILSNILLSARNGTLSISATDLELGFQNEIPVQINSEGNITISGRKLFEILKEGKNNNIKIQEKENNWVFITDGFTRFNLATYPADEYPVFFEPDEIELVDISGALLSEMIEKTVYAVSTDEAGYKLSGIFIQRVSRQDRVFLRMVATDGHRLSLIDKPFSAAENLGLGNGLMVPKKGMLELGKMGQDGGSILLGFKDKNCVARKEKALLVIRLLESKFPDYDAVIPKDAASSVEVARGDLLDAMKRMEILSNERYRAVKIAFENNRMELVSTNPDLGDAQEALDVVFQGERVEAGFNPRYFIDILQSMESERVSLGFSDESKPCTLKGEADKGFLGLIMPMRL; this comes from the coding sequence ATGGATATCAGCATTGACAGGGATGAACTTTATAGAGCAATTGCCAGGGCGCAGAGTATTATAGAGCGAAAAAGCAACATGCCGATTCTGTCAAATATTCTTCTAAGCGCTAGAAATGGAACTTTATCAATTTCTGCCACCGATCTTGAATTAGGATTTCAAAATGAAATTCCAGTTCAGATAAACAGTGAAGGAAATATCACTATTTCTGGAAGAAAATTGTTTGAGATATTGAAGGAAGGAAAAAATAACAATATTAAAATACAGGAAAAAGAGAATAACTGGGTCTTTATCACCGACGGTTTCACGCGTTTTAACCTCGCCACATATCCTGCTGATGAATATCCTGTATTTTTCGAACCAGATGAGATTGAATTAGTGGACATATCAGGTGCTTTGCTTTCTGAAATGATCGAAAAGACGGTATATGCCGTTAGTACGGATGAGGCAGGGTATAAGCTTTCGGGGATTTTTATCCAACGGGTGTCGAGACAGGACAGAGTTTTCTTGCGAATGGTGGCAACCGATGGACATCGGCTTTCCCTGATTGACAAGCCTTTTTCTGCGGCAGAGAATCTCGGTTTGGGTAATGGGTTGATGGTTCCGAAAAAAGGGATGCTCGAACTGGGGAAAATGGGGCAGGATGGCGGATCGATCCTATTGGGGTTCAAGGATAAAAATTGTGTAGCGAGGAAGGAAAAAGCGTTACTCGTGATTCGCTTGCTGGAATCCAAATTTCCAGATTATGATGCGGTTATTCCGAAAGACGCTGCTTCGTCGGTCGAGGTGGCGAGGGGTGATCTCCTTGATGCGATGAAGCGGATGGAGATTTTGAGCAACGAAAGATATAGGGCTGTAAAGATCGCTTTTGAAAACAACCGAATGGAACTCGTCTCTACGAATCCTGACCTGGGGGACGCGCAGGAGGCTTTGGATGTGGTTTTTCAGGGCGAGCGCGTCGAGGCGGGATTTAATCCTCGTTATTTCATAGATATTTTGCAGAGTATGGAGAGTGAGAGAGTTTCGTTGGGATTTTCGGACGAATCGAAGCCTTGTACGCTGAAAGGCGAAGCTGATAAAGGATTTCTTGGTTTAATTATGCCAATGAGGCTGTAA
- a CDS encoding hypothetical protein (Evidence 5 : Unknown function), translated as MRKNTHFRTETFAVLAPFLPMEIKEVKNLETFFQYEWQNPS; from the coding sequence ATGCGGAAAAATACGCATTTCAGGACTGAAACCTTTGCCGTGCTGGCCCCTTTTCTCCCGATGGAAATCAAGGAAGTGAAAAATTTGGAGACATTCTTTCAGTATGAATGGCAAAACCCTTCATAA
- a CDS encoding putative Chromosomal replication initiator protein DnaA (Evidence 3 : Putative function from multiple computational evidences): MLKSKDVKNFWNTIEITSETVDCPMWNHVYQALQQEIDPDEFHTWLGQVTLRSLKKDRLVLSAPNKFVASWIADHYIRQIQDTFKRIFDLTPKIEIEQRSCPALEKPSSAALFEPPQGRRVAAADLMYTFETFIEAEENRFARALCLQICEDPGKDYNPLYLFSAVSAGKSHLLRAIAHRLLMKAPKIRCPYLTADAFTDSMVHASRNHRLPEWRAQHEAFDGLLIDDLHRFEGREASQKEFLRLFDTYQQTNRQIVLAANQPPNHLTRIIPELRSRLQWGLFAEILPPSQTLKIKILKANPHLGLFEIPEDVLFFLAGDTQDLKTLVERSIALATHLSLQKGPVDLATIRSVIKRPHEKSISLGHIQEITSAHFRIPVSELVSPSKTRRTVYPRQIAMFLARKWTKLSFKDIGKAFGNKDHSTVVHAVQRIENLKVSETSVLDDIRKIETSLV; the protein is encoded by the coding sequence TTGTTAAAAAGTAAAGATGTCAAGAACTTCTGGAACACCATTGAAATCACCTCGGAAACCGTTGACTGCCCTATGTGGAACCACGTCTACCAAGCCCTCCAACAAGAAATCGATCCAGATGAATTTCATACCTGGCTTGGTCAAGTAACCTTGAGGAGCCTCAAGAAAGATCGTCTGGTCCTCTCAGCGCCGAATAAATTTGTGGCAAGCTGGATAGCCGACCATTATATTCGACAAATCCAGGATACATTCAAGAGGATTTTCGATCTCACCCCCAAGATCGAGATCGAACAACGATCCTGCCCTGCTTTGGAAAAGCCCTCTTCCGCCGCTCTATTCGAACCCCCTCAAGGCCGCAGGGTCGCGGCTGCCGACCTCATGTACACCTTCGAAACATTCATCGAAGCCGAAGAAAACCGTTTTGCACGCGCCCTTTGCTTGCAGATCTGTGAAGACCCGGGAAAAGACTACAACCCGCTTTATCTTTTTTCCGCTGTGAGCGCAGGAAAATCCCATCTGCTTCGTGCCATCGCCCACAGACTGCTTATGAAGGCGCCTAAAATCAGGTGTCCCTACCTGACCGCAGACGCTTTCACCGATTCCATGGTGCATGCTTCCAGAAATCATCGTCTCCCAGAGTGGAGGGCCCAACACGAAGCATTTGATGGACTTTTGATCGACGACCTTCACCGTTTCGAAGGAAGGGAAGCCTCTCAAAAAGAATTCTTGCGACTCTTCGACACCTACCAGCAAACGAACCGTCAAATCGTTCTGGCCGCGAACCAGCCACCGAACCATTTGACGAGGATCATTCCGGAGCTCCGGTCCCGGCTCCAGTGGGGTTTATTTGCCGAGATTCTTCCCCCGAGCCAAACCTTGAAAATAAAGATTTTAAAAGCGAACCCACACCTGGGCCTTTTCGAAATTCCCGAGGATGTGCTTTTTTTTCTCGCCGGAGACACGCAAGATCTAAAGACATTAGTCGAGCGCTCCATTGCCCTTGCAACCCATCTTTCTCTTCAAAAGGGCCCCGTAGACTTGGCTACGATACGCAGCGTCATTAAACGGCCGCACGAAAAATCGATTTCCCTCGGCCATATCCAGGAAATCACTTCCGCTCACTTCCGGATACCGGTCTCGGAACTCGTTTCGCCCAGCAAGACCAGACGCACGGTCTATCCAAGACAAATAGCGATGTTTCTTGCGAGAAAATGGACCAAGCTCTCCTTCAAAGACATTGGCAAAGCCTTTGGAAATAAAGATCATTCGACCGTTGTTCATGCTGTACAACGAATTGAAAACCTGAAAGTGTCCGAAACCTCCGTTCTCGATGATATCCGAAAAATCGAAACATCGCTGGTCTAA
- a CDS encoding conserved hypothetical protein (Evidence 4 : Unknown function but conserved in other organisms) has translation MSYSIAMAGKGGTGKTTMAGWLIKFLVETGRTPVLAVDADANANLNEVLGLKVEGTLGEAREEMKKGVASGMTKDVFMEMKLQEAVVEAKGFDLVVMGRPEGAGCYCAANTLLTQYLEKLVDNYPYVVIDNEAGMEHLSRLTTNNIDVLLAVSDSTRRGIQAAARIIELADELHLRIGRKCLVVNQAPEGQEQAVEEAVKSYNLELLGIVPEDPLVQAFDLQGRPTFDLGPDSKALQASYAIFEKIL, from the coding sequence ATGAGTTATTCAATTGCAATGGCTGGAAAGGGTGGAACAGGTAAGACGACGATGGCTGGCTGGCTGATCAAATTTCTGGTTGAGACCGGCCGCACACCGGTTCTTGCCGTTGATGCCGATGCCAATGCCAATCTGAACGAGGTGTTGGGATTGAAAGTCGAGGGTACCCTCGGGGAAGCACGGGAAGAGATGAAAAAAGGCGTGGCTTCGGGTATGACGAAAGATGTTTTCATGGAGATGAAGCTTCAGGAAGCGGTTGTCGAAGCCAAGGGCTTCGACCTGGTTGTCATGGGCCGCCCGGAGGGAGCGGGCTGCTATTGCGCGGCCAACACGCTTCTGACCCAGTATCTCGAAAAGCTGGTGGACAATTATCCTTATGTGGTGATTGACAATGAGGCCGGGATGGAGCACCTGAGCCGCCTGACAACGAATAATATCGATGTGCTTCTGGCTGTTTCGGACAGTACGCGAAGGGGGATCCAGGCAGCAGCCAGAATCATTGAGCTCGCTGACGAATTGCACTTGAGGATCGGGCGAAAATGCCTGGTGGTCAACCAGGCGCCGGAAGGTCAGGAACAGGCTGTTGAAGAGGCCGTGAAGAGCTACAATCTCGAGCTTTTGGGTATTGTTCCGGAGGATCCGCTGGTTCAAGCCTTCGACCTTCAAGGACGGCCTACATTCGATTTAGGCCCGGATAGCAAGGCCTTGCAGGCCTCCTACGCGATCTTTGAAAAAATACTCTAG
- a CDS encoding hypothetical protein (Evidence 5 : Unknown function), which produces MKKYSSFHPRKVFLANLGVNLHGCLCGDLQVAAAQTLDFLDIG; this is translated from the coding sequence TTGAAAAAATACTCTAGCTTTCATCCGAGAAAGGTCTTTTTAGCCAATCTCGGCGTCAATCTGCACGGTTGTTTGTGCGGCGACCTGCAGGTCGCCGCCGCGCAAACGCTTGATTTCCTTGATATTGGCTAA
- a CDS encoding hypothetical protein (Evidence 5 : Unknown function): METEFYPEIISALKRSTCEGIPRSFMNECRTIQILLFQCLSQKAACCGGENRKERSV, from the coding sequence TTGGAAACCGAGTTCTACCCGGAAATCATTTCCGCTCTGAAAAGAAGCACCTGCGAGGGCATCCCCCGTTCGTTCATGAACGAATGCAGGACAATCCAGATTTTGCTTTTCCAATGTTTGTCGCAAAAGGCTGCCTGTTGCGGAGGCGAAAACCGCAAGGAAAGAAGTGTGTAA